Proteins encoded in a region of the Vitis riparia cultivar Riparia Gloire de Montpellier isolate 1030 chromosome 7, EGFV_Vit.rip_1.0, whole genome shotgun sequence genome:
- the LOC117918407 gene encoding wall-associated receptor kinase-like 14 isoform X2, with protein sequence MFIFTSLQFSMRKALQRTILALICTVTLVSAIKNDTCGTGKSAKRVHYPFGFSSDSPIKLNCSKEGEIEIQKFKVQNVTTDSIIINLPAQCHREIQKIEPLFGKNYALSSKNSLLFQNCSPSSSGYVIPTSVFNGQNNLNNCNGKSDNISCFPLDSESKFMSFENVTGTRCKFLLLSMAVDWRNNSAVSLELGTAQLVWWLDHPCHCAPNAKHTNLTVPGGFGCRCSCKEGFDGDGFKDGDGCQEDCNASKHMSGTCGGTTRVAVLVGGIIVGASLMSTVALICYCIRRRSYLRRRMSAKRLICEAAGNSSVPLYPYKEVERATNGFSEKQRLGTGAYGTVFAGKLHNDEWVAIKKIRNRDNDSIEQVMNEIKLISSVNHPNLVRLLGCCIENGEQILVYEFMANGTLSQHLQKERGKGLPWTTRLNIATETAHAIAHLHSAITPPIFHRDIKSSNILLDDNFNSKVADFGLSRLGMTESSHISTAPQGTPGYLDPQYHQNFHLSDKSDVYSFGVVLVEIISAMKVVDFSRPHSEVNLAALAIDRIGRGCVDEIIDPFLEPQRDAWTLCSIHKVAELAFRCLAFHRDMRPSMMEVADELEHVRLSGWAPMEENICVASSVASSCSSPFNGSEMSLGCMSVRKAGIGSRRLFVPHRPTDCLASMEEIKDSSPVSVHDPWLSEQSSPSTNSLLGNVVQ encoded by the exons ATGTTCATATTCACTTCACTTCAATTCTCGATGAGGAAGGCTCTTCAACGAACGATTCTCGCTCTCATCTGTACGGTTACCCTCGTCTCTGCAATCAAGAATGACACCTGTGGAACCGGGAAATCTGCTAAACGAGTCCATTATCCATTTGGGTTCTCATCCGATAGCCCAATCAAACTGAACTGCAGCAAAGAAGGGGAGATcgaaatacaaaaatttaaagtcCAGAATGTAACCACAGACAGCATCATCATCAATCTACCAGCGCAGTGCCACCGTGAGATCCAAAAGATCGAGCCACTATTCGGTAAAAACTACGCGCTGAGTTCGAAGAACAGTCTTCTCTTTCAGAATTGTAGCCCGTCGTCTTCCGGGTACGTGATACCCACGAGTGTGTTCAACGGCCAGAACAACTTGAACAATTGCAATGGCAAAAGCGACAACATAAGCTGCTTTCCGCTAGATTCTGAGTCCAAGTTTATGAGTTTTGAGAACGTGACTGGGACTCGGTGCAAGTTTTTGTTACTTTCCATGGCGGTTGACTGGAGGAACAACTCCGCAGTTTCGCTGGAGTTGGGGACGGCTCAGTTGGTGTGGTGGCTGGACCATCCGTGCCATTGCGCTCCGAATGCGAAACATACCAATTTAACTGTTCCCGGGGGTTTCGGTTGCCGTTGCAGCTGCAAGGAAGGATTCGACGGAGATGGATTTAAAGATGGCGATGGTTGCCAGGAAG ATTGCAATGCGTCAAAGCACATGTCGGGCACATGTGGAGGAACTACAAGGGTTGCTGTTCTTGTTGGAG GTATCATTGTTGGAGCTTCTTTAATGAGCACTGTGGCTCTTATCTGCTACTGTATTCGACGACGTTCTTATTTGAGGAGGCGTATGAGTGCAAAACGCCTTATATGTGAAGCTGCAGGCAACTCCAGTGTTCCTCTCTATCCCTACAAAGAAGTTGAAAGGGCCACCAATGGCTTCTCAGAGAAACAAAGACTTGGAACTGGGGCATATGGTACAGTTTTTGCAGGAAAGCTCCACAATGATGAATGGGTTGCCATTAAAAAGATCAGAAATCGTGATAATGACAGCATTGAGCAAGTCATGAATGAAATCAAGCTGATCTCTTCTGTGAATCATCCAAATCTAGTGCGCCTATTAGGTTGCTGTATAGAGAATGGTGAACAGATCCTTGTCTATGAATTCATGGCCAATGGAACTCTATCTCAGCACCTACAGAAAGAGAGGGGCAAAGGTCTTCCATGGACAACAAGGCTCAACATTGCCACCGAAACAGCTCATGCTATTGCCCATCTCCACTCAGCCATTACTCCTCCAATTTTCCACAGAGACATAAAGTCCAGTAATATACTTCTGGATGACAACTTCAACTCAAAGGTAGCAGATTTTGGTCTTTCTAGACTTGGCATGACTGAATCATCCCATATCTCAACAGCCCCACAAGGGACTCCTGGCTACCTTGATCCACAGTATCATCAGAACTTCCATCTCTCAGATAAAAGTGATGTTTACAGTTTTGGAGTGGTTCTTGTAGAGATCATAAGTGCAATGAAAGTGGTCGATTTTTCTCGACCTCACAGTGAGGTGAATTTGGCTGCACTTGCTATTGACAGGATCGGAAGGGGTTGTGTGGATGAAATAATTGATCCATTCCTTGAGCCACAGAGGGATGCTTGGACACTTTGCTCTATTCACAAGGTGGCCGAGCTAGCATTTAGATGCCTTGCTTTTCATAGGGACATGAGGCCTTCCATGATGGAGGTAGCAGATGAGCTAGAGCATGTCAGGCTCAGTGGATGGGCTCCAATGGAGGAGAATATATGTGTGGCATCATCAGTGGCATCTTCTTGTTCATCGCCATTTAATGGAAGTGAGATGTCGCTAGGTTGTATGTCTGTTAGGAAGGCAGGGATAGGGAGTAGGAGATTGTTTGTTCCACATAGGCCAACCGATTGTCTGGCTTCAATGGAAGAGATAAAGGACAGCTCCCCTGTTTCTGTGCATGATCCTTGGTTGAGTGAACAGAGCTCACCTTCAACAAACAGCTTGTTGGGTAATGTAGTTCAATGA
- the LOC117918407 gene encoding wall-associated receptor kinase-like 14 isoform X1, with translation MFIFTSLQFSMRKALQRTILALICTVTLVSAIKNDTCGTGKSAKRVHYPFGFSSDSPIKLNCSKEGEIEIQKFKVQNVTTDSIIINLPAQCHREIQKIEPLFGKNYALSSKNSLLFQNCSPSSSGYVIPTSVFNGQNNLNNCNGKSDNISCFPLDSESKFMSFENVTGTRCKFLLLSMAVDWRNNSAVSLELGTAQLVWWLDHPCHCAPNAKHTNLTVPGGFGCRCSCKEGFDGDGFKDGDGCQEVTDCNASKHMSGTCGGTTRVAVLVGGIIVGASLMSTVALICYCIRRRSYLRRRMSAKRLICEAAGNSSVPLYPYKEVERATNGFSEKQRLGTGAYGTVFAGKLHNDEWVAIKKIRNRDNDSIEQVMNEIKLISSVNHPNLVRLLGCCIENGEQILVYEFMANGTLSQHLQKERGKGLPWTTRLNIATETAHAIAHLHSAITPPIFHRDIKSSNILLDDNFNSKVADFGLSRLGMTESSHISTAPQGTPGYLDPQYHQNFHLSDKSDVYSFGVVLVEIISAMKVVDFSRPHSEVNLAALAIDRIGRGCVDEIIDPFLEPQRDAWTLCSIHKVAELAFRCLAFHRDMRPSMMEVADELEHVRLSGWAPMEENICVASSVASSCSSPFNGSEMSLGCMSVRKAGIGSRRLFVPHRPTDCLASMEEIKDSSPVSVHDPWLSEQSSPSTNSLLGNVVQ, from the exons ATGTTCATATTCACTTCACTTCAATTCTCGATGAGGAAGGCTCTTCAACGAACGATTCTCGCTCTCATCTGTACGGTTACCCTCGTCTCTGCAATCAAGAATGACACCTGTGGAACCGGGAAATCTGCTAAACGAGTCCATTATCCATTTGGGTTCTCATCCGATAGCCCAATCAAACTGAACTGCAGCAAAGAAGGGGAGATcgaaatacaaaaatttaaagtcCAGAATGTAACCACAGACAGCATCATCATCAATCTACCAGCGCAGTGCCACCGTGAGATCCAAAAGATCGAGCCACTATTCGGTAAAAACTACGCGCTGAGTTCGAAGAACAGTCTTCTCTTTCAGAATTGTAGCCCGTCGTCTTCCGGGTACGTGATACCCACGAGTGTGTTCAACGGCCAGAACAACTTGAACAATTGCAATGGCAAAAGCGACAACATAAGCTGCTTTCCGCTAGATTCTGAGTCCAAGTTTATGAGTTTTGAGAACGTGACTGGGACTCGGTGCAAGTTTTTGTTACTTTCCATGGCGGTTGACTGGAGGAACAACTCCGCAGTTTCGCTGGAGTTGGGGACGGCTCAGTTGGTGTGGTGGCTGGACCATCCGTGCCATTGCGCTCCGAATGCGAAACATACCAATTTAACTGTTCCCGGGGGTTTCGGTTGCCGTTGCAGCTGCAAGGAAGGATTCGACGGAGATGGATTTAAAGATGGCGATGGTTGCCAGGAAG TTACAGATTGCAATGCGTCAAAGCACATGTCGGGCACATGTGGAGGAACTACAAGGGTTGCTGTTCTTGTTGGAG GTATCATTGTTGGAGCTTCTTTAATGAGCACTGTGGCTCTTATCTGCTACTGTATTCGACGACGTTCTTATTTGAGGAGGCGTATGAGTGCAAAACGCCTTATATGTGAAGCTGCAGGCAACTCCAGTGTTCCTCTCTATCCCTACAAAGAAGTTGAAAGGGCCACCAATGGCTTCTCAGAGAAACAAAGACTTGGAACTGGGGCATATGGTACAGTTTTTGCAGGAAAGCTCCACAATGATGAATGGGTTGCCATTAAAAAGATCAGAAATCGTGATAATGACAGCATTGAGCAAGTCATGAATGAAATCAAGCTGATCTCTTCTGTGAATCATCCAAATCTAGTGCGCCTATTAGGTTGCTGTATAGAGAATGGTGAACAGATCCTTGTCTATGAATTCATGGCCAATGGAACTCTATCTCAGCACCTACAGAAAGAGAGGGGCAAAGGTCTTCCATGGACAACAAGGCTCAACATTGCCACCGAAACAGCTCATGCTATTGCCCATCTCCACTCAGCCATTACTCCTCCAATTTTCCACAGAGACATAAAGTCCAGTAATATACTTCTGGATGACAACTTCAACTCAAAGGTAGCAGATTTTGGTCTTTCTAGACTTGGCATGACTGAATCATCCCATATCTCAACAGCCCCACAAGGGACTCCTGGCTACCTTGATCCACAGTATCATCAGAACTTCCATCTCTCAGATAAAAGTGATGTTTACAGTTTTGGAGTGGTTCTTGTAGAGATCATAAGTGCAATGAAAGTGGTCGATTTTTCTCGACCTCACAGTGAGGTGAATTTGGCTGCACTTGCTATTGACAGGATCGGAAGGGGTTGTGTGGATGAAATAATTGATCCATTCCTTGAGCCACAGAGGGATGCTTGGACACTTTGCTCTATTCACAAGGTGGCCGAGCTAGCATTTAGATGCCTTGCTTTTCATAGGGACATGAGGCCTTCCATGATGGAGGTAGCAGATGAGCTAGAGCATGTCAGGCTCAGTGGATGGGCTCCAATGGAGGAGAATATATGTGTGGCATCATCAGTGGCATCTTCTTGTTCATCGCCATTTAATGGAAGTGAGATGTCGCTAGGTTGTATGTCTGTTAGGAAGGCAGGGATAGGGAGTAGGAGATTGTTTGTTCCACATAGGCCAACCGATTGTCTGGCTTCAATGGAAGAGATAAAGGACAGCTCCCCTGTTTCTGTGCATGATCCTTGGTTGAGTGAACAGAGCTCACCTTCAACAAACAGCTTGTTGGGTAATGTAGTTCAATGA
- the LOC117918409 gene encoding thioredoxin-like protein HCF164, chloroplastic, whose protein sequence is MSRVASSPVGLHRFRPCLQASQPRHVFKTHVQSPNRVARFQNIAIACQTTPNPNPTDSSTTEKPPVEPGSVNDNVTQAASSSPDPGLPEFPSKDINRRIAVVSSLAAVGLFLSKRLDFGVSLKDLSAAALPYEEALSNGKPTVVEFYADWCEVCRELAPDVYKVEQQYRDRVNFVMLNVDNTKWEQELDEFGVEGIPHFAFLDKEGNEEGNVVGRLPKQYFQENVEALAHGEASIPHARVVGQYSSAESRKVHQVVDPRSHGRG, encoded by the exons ATGTCTCGGGTGGCTTCAAGTCCCGTTGGCCTCCACAGATTCCGGCCATGTCTTCAAGCCTCTCAACCTCGCCACGTTTTCAAAACCCATGTCCAATCTCCGAACAGAGTTGCCAGATTTCAGAACATAGCCATAGCTTGTCAAACCACCCCCAATCCCAACCCAACCGATTCATCCACCACG GAAAAACCACCCGTTGAGCCTGGTTCAGTCAATGACAACGTCACCCAAGCTGCAAGTTCCTCCCCAGATCCTGGACTTCCCGAATTTCCAAGCAAAGATATCAATAGGAGGATAGCAGTTGTTTCTTCCCTTGCAGCAGTGGGCCTCTTCTTATCAAAAAGACTAGATTTTGGTGTTTCTTTGAAGGACCTTTCTGCAGCAGCGTTACCTTATGAAGAG GCTCTATCAAATGGGAAGCCCACTGTTGTGGAGTTCTACGCAGATTGGTGTGAAGTATGTCGTGAATTAGCTCCTGATGTGTACAAAGTTGAGCAGCAATACAG gGACCGTGTGAATTTTGTTATGTTGAATGTCGACAACACAAAATGGGAACAAGAGCTTGATGAATTTGGCGTCGAGGGTATCCCACATTTTGCATTCCTGGACAAAGAAGGGAATGAGGAGGGTAACGTGGTAGGCAGGCTTCCGAAACAGTATTTTCAGGAGAATGTGGAAGCCCTCGCTCATGGGGAGGCATCCATTCCGCATGCCCGCGTTGTGGGACAATATTCAAGTGCTGAATCCAGGAAGGTTCACCAAGTTGTTGATCCAAGAAGTCATGGTCGTGGCTAG
- the LOC117918410 gene encoding uncharacterized protein LOC117918410: MASTGSPLLQTLVVPDVRNAHPMSCKAHVSTPVLSRRRCLVLLTTALTARELPSRAQDIPLFGLRKKLEKVEEEAEEILKEGIEVAEKGIVTAEKGIEKAEKGIETAEKEIETAVSYNGLTQAGAVAGAEVVGVLVATSVVNAILGPEAQKS; the protein is encoded by the coding sequence ATGGCTTCCACAGGCTCCCCTCTGCTCCAGACGCTCGTGGTCCCTGATGTGCGCAATGCGCATCCTATGTCCTGCAAGGCGCACGTTTCTACTCCGGTCCTCAGCCGGAGGCGGTGTCTGGTCCTGCTAACGACGGCTCTGACGGCGAGAGAATTGCCGTCGAGGGCTCAGGACATTCCCCTGTTCGGGCTGAGAAAGAAGCTGGAGAAGGTGGAGGAGGAAGCGGAGGAAATTCTCAAGGAAGGGATCGAGGTGGCGGAGAAAGGAATCGTAACGGCGGAGAAGGGAATAGAGAAGGCGGAGAAGGGAATAGAGACGGCGGAGAAGGAGATAGAAACGGCGGTGAGTTATAATGGATTGACTCAGGCAGGGGCGGTGGCGGGAGCGGAGGTAGTAGGGGTTTTAGTGGCAACTTCAGTTGTGAATGCAATCTTGGGGCCTGAAGCTCAGAAATCATAA
- the LOC117918408 gene encoding protein HGV2 gives MVEEVTVKQAENAATKVEEALAPTGQVVQSSNEATIESNAQGDTESSCNNNADTSARPSDADREKSLEYAEELMEKGSKAVKEGDFSEATDCFSRALEIRVAHHGELAFECVNTYYKYGCALLYKAQEEADPLATMPKKEAESHENSNKDGSMKNAVNDESSTASVNAEQDGSSNDQKVAADDDTNGKEQEEEEEEESDDEDLAEADEDESDLDLAWKMLDVARAIVEKHSAADTMEKVDILSALAEVALEREDIETSLSDYQKALSILERLVEPDSRHIAELNFRICLCLEIGSKAQEAIPYCQRAISICKSRVQRLSNEIKSLSESPAISPTPELDQSAQQSSNVSQAGNSISDKESEIETLNGLASELEKKLEDLQQLVSNPTSILSEILGMMSAKARGADKGASPSVMGSSQIGSANSHGGFDSPTVSTASHTNGAAGVTHLGVVGRGVKRVSMNSGTAESSPMKKPSLDSSLDKGDDGSAS, from the exons ATGGTGGAGGAAGTTACGGTGAAGCAAGCAGAGAATGCGGCCACGAAGGTGGAGGAAGCCCTAGCCCCCACTGGTCAAGTAGTGCAGTCTTCGAATGAAGCAACCATCGAGTCCAATGCTCAGGGAGACACGGAGTCTTCTTGCAACAACAACGCTGACACTTCTGCGCGGCCTTCTGATGCAGATCGTGAGAAATCTTTGGAGTATGCGGAGGAGTTGATGGAGAAAGGGTCCAAGGCTGTAAAAGAAGGCGATTTCTCTGAGGCTACCGATTGCTTCAGCCGTGCCCTTGAAATCAG GGTTGCGCATCATGGTGAACTTGCTTTTGAATGTGTCAATACATACTATAAATATGGATGTGCGCTACTATACAAAGCTCAAGAAGAGGCTGATCCATTGGCTACCATGCCAAAGAAGGAGGCTGAATCCCATGAAAACTCTAACAAAGATGGATCAATGAAGAATGCTGTAAATGATGAATCTTCGACAGCCTCTGTTAATGCTGAACAAGATGGGAGTTCAAATGATCAGAAAGTAGCTGCAGATGATG ACACCAATGGGAAGGAgcaggaagaagaagaagaagaagaaagtgatGATGAAGACCTGGCTGAAGCAGATGAAGATGAGTCTGACCTGGATTTGGCATGGAAAATGCTGGATGTCGCCCGGGCAATTGTTGAAAAACATTCAGCAGCTGACACAATGGAGAAAGTGGACATATTGTCAGCATTGGCTGAAGTTGCTTTGGAGAGAG AGGATATTGAAACTTCTCTCAGTGACTATCAGAAAGCATTATCTATTTTGGAACGCCTGGTTGAACCAGACAGTCGACATATAGCTGAACT AAATTTTCGGATATGTTTGTGTTTAGAGATTGGCTCAAAGGCTCAGGAAGCAATTCCATACTGCCAGAGGGCTATATCAATTTGCAAGTCTCGGGTGCAAAGGCTCTCAAATGAAATAAAGAGTTTGTCAGAATCACCAGCAATATCCCCTACCCCTGAATTGGATCAGTCTGCCCAGCAGTCTTCCAATGTATCCCAAGCTGGCAATTCTATTTCTGATAAAGAGTCTGAGATTGAAACACTCAATGGCCTCGCTAGTGAGCTGGAAAAGAAG CTTGAAGATTTGCAGCAGCTGGTTTCCAACCCAACATCAATTCTCTCAGAAATCTTGGGGATGATGTCTGCCAAGGCTAGAGGTGCAGATAAGGGTGCATCCCCATCAGTGATGGGTTCTTCCCAGATAGGTTCTGCTAACAGCCATGGAGGTTTTGACTCTCCAACTGTTTCCACTGCTTCTCACACTAACGGGGCTGCTGGAGTCACACATCTAGGTGTGGTAGGAAGAGGAGTGAAGCGAGTGTCAATGAACTCAGGGACAGCAGAATCAAGCCCAATGAAAAAACCTTCATTGGATTCATCACTGGATAAGGGTGATGATGGCAGTGCATCCTGA
- the LOC117918654 gene encoding BTB/POZ domain-containing protein At5g66560 yields the protein MAAEKASGRGQAWFCTTGLPSDIVIEVDDMTFHLHKFPLMSKSRKLHELITEQETNPTRNQSNFYAEEEEYDEIEQEQYCHISLPDFPGGSETLETAAKFCYGVKIELSASNVAPLRCAGEFLEMTEEYSEDNLISRTERYLSQSVLISVKESIKTLKSCEGLMPLAETLDIPQRCIEAIAERALSADPSLFGWPVNDGRGSSNPLLWNGIETSVRRKGTSRTTNSDSWLEELALLSLPLFKRLILAMRARDLSPDVIESCLMYYAKKYIPGISRSNRKPPSSSVVSETEQRELLETIITNLPSENSSRSSIATRFLFGLLRTANILNASEASRAALERKIGSQLEQATLDDLLIPSYSYLNETLYDVDCVERILGYFLDGLEAGIEGEIGDGSIRPPAMMLVGKLIDGYLSEIASDANLKPDKFYELAIALPENARLFDDGLYRAVDVYLKAHPWVAEEEREKICGVMDCQKLTLEACTHAAQNERLPLRAVVQVLFFEQLQLRHAITGSILAAEAAPPDSGRPSNLQLEQEGESAVGAAQDVSTWRAAVRENQVLRLDMDSMRSRVHELERECSTMKKAIEKIDQLGPSGGGGGWRGSLTKRFGCKFKTQVCDSHEPTVVETRKTRHQHPHQHQH from the exons ATGGCAGCGGAGAAGGCCAGCGGCAGAGGGCAAGCATG GTTTTGTACCACAGGCTTGCCGAGCGACATTGTGATCGAAGTCGACGACATGACATTCCATCTCCACAAG TTTCCTCTGATGTCGAAAAGTCGGAAGCTGCACGAGTTAATAACTGAACAAGAGACAAACCCTACCAGAAACCAAAGCAACTTCTATGCAGAAGAGGAAGAATACGACGAGATCGAGCAGGAACAGTACTGCCACATATCACTTCCTGATTTCCCGGGAGGTTCTGAGACACTGGAAACTGCTGCCAAGTTCTGTTATGGCGTCAAGATCGAACTATCGGCCTCCAATGTGGCTCCTCTCCGTTGCGCCGGAGAGTTTCTGGAAATGACTGAGGAGTACTCAGAAGACAATCTCATTTCTAGAACCGAGAGGTATCTTTCCCAATCTGTTCTCATAAGCGTCAAAGAGTCTATAAAAACCCTGAAGTCCTGCGAAGGGTTGATGCCTCTGGCTGAAACACTGGACATTCCTCAGAGATGCATCGAAGCTATAGCAGAAAGGGCCTTATCCGCTGATCCATCTCTGTTCGGGTGGCCGGTGAATGACGGTAGAGGCTCTTCGAACCCGTTATTGTGGAACGGGATCGAGACCAGTGTGCGTCGAAAGGGCACTAGTAGAACCACTAATTCCGACTCGTGGCTTGAGGAACTTGCCCTTCTTAGTTTACCTCTGTTCAAGCGTTTAATTTTGGCTATGAGAGCTCGAGATCTTAGTCCAGACGTTATCGAGAGTTGTCTCATGTACTATGCGAAGAAATACATTCCAGGTATTTCGCGCTCCAATCGGAAGCCTCCATCCTCGTCGGTAGTTTCGGAGACTGAACAGAGAGAATTACTGGAGACAATAATCACGAATCTTCCATCCGAGAATAGCTCAAGATCTTCAATAGCGACTAGGTTCCTGTTCGGGCTGTTAAGAACTGCAAACATATTGAACGCTTCAGAAGCTTCTCGGGCCGCTCTGGAGAGGAAAATTGGTTCGCAATTGGAGCAGGCTACGCTTGACGATTTGCTGATACCGAGTTATTCATATCTGAATGAGACATTGTATGACGTGGATTGCGTTGAACGGATCTTGGGGTACTTTCTGGACGGACTGGAGGCTGGAATTGAAGGTGAGATTGGGGATGGTAGCATCAGACCGCCAGCGATGATGCTCGTGGGAAAATTGATCGATGGTTACCTCTCGGAGATTGCTTCAGATGCAAATCTGAAGCCGGATAAGTTTTATGAACTTGCCATTGCTCTTCCGGAAAATGCTAGGCTGTTTGACGACGGCTTATACAGGGCGGTTGATGTTTATCTCAAG GCGCATCCATGGGTGGCGGAGGAAGAGCGGGAGAAGATATGCGGAGTGATGGACTGCCAGAAGCTGACATTAGAGGCGTGCACACACGCGGCTCAGAACGAGCGCCTTCCATTGCGTGCAGTGGTTCAGGTTCTCTTCTTCGAGCAGCTTCAGCTTCGCCACGCAATTACCGGCTCTATTCTCGCAGCTGAAGCCGCTCCGCCGGACTCCGGCAGGCCCTCTAATTTACAGCTGGAGCAAGAAGGCGAAAGCGCGGTGGGAGCGGCGCAAGATGTCAGCACGTGGAGAGCCGCGGTGAGGGAGAATCAAGTGCTGCGGCTAGACATGGATAGCATGAGGTCGCGGGTGCATGAGCTAGAGCGTGAATGCTCCACGATGAAAAAGGCGATTGAAAAGATTGATCAGTTGGGGCCATCAGGTGGGGGCGGAGGTTGGCGGGGCTCGCTGACCAAGAGGTTCGGATGCAAGTTCAAGACTCAGGTATGCGATTCGCATGAGCCAACTGTCGTGGAGACGAGGAAAACAAGGCATCAACATCCGCATCAGCATCAGCATTAG